Proteins encoded together in one Caldicellulosiruptor saccharolyticus DSM 8903 window:
- a CDS encoding nitrogenase component 1: MATKLANPLISKANRHVTINPPKMCQPIGAMYATLGIDKAVPLVQGSQGCCTYVRYQFNRHFKEPVNIAVTSFHEDAAVFGGRRNLIEGIRNLVLRYSPTVIGVITTCSSETIGDDIEAFIKEAYKKLSEELSSEAANSVYIVPIHTPSYAGTHVKGYDTATISYVKYFAKKKEENGKAYIIPGMINPGDIEEIKHILDLMKIDYSVLFDISKTLNSPLMPPKPLYPEGGTPYSELEDSANGKVAVSLCPHAGGSAAKYLESEFGVKSILGPFPVGIANTDKFIENLSQVYGTEIPYELKVERGLLLDAMADTCQYTMMKKAAVFGDPDIVIGVTRFLCELGMDVKVVETATPSPTFTDEIKAIFDEYNIEGEILVDSDLYEFEYLAKEAGVDVVLGNSKGVEVTKSIKCPLVRIGFPVYDRVGYFRYGITGYKGSIWLLDLIVNTILDYSYPHDKLHQ, encoded by the coding sequence ATGGCAACCAAACTGGCTAACCCTCTAATCTCAAAGGCAAACAGGCATGTGACAATAAACCCGCCAAAGATGTGTCAGCCAATTGGTGCAATGTACGCAACCCTTGGTATAGACAAAGCAGTTCCGCTTGTCCAGGGTTCTCAAGGTTGCTGTACTTATGTGCGATACCAGTTCAACAGACATTTTAAAGAGCCGGTTAACATTGCAGTGACATCATTCCATGAAGATGCGGCTGTCTTTGGTGGACGCCGAAACCTCATAGAGGGTATCAGAAACCTTGTTTTGAGATATTCACCAACAGTAATTGGTGTAATCACTACATGTTCGAGCGAGACAATAGGCGATGATATTGAAGCGTTTATCAAAGAAGCGTACAAAAAGCTTTCTGAGGAGCTGAGCAGTGAGGCGGCAAATAGTGTATATATTGTACCAATTCACACACCAAGTTATGCAGGAACGCATGTAAAAGGGTATGACACAGCAACTATCTCATATGTAAAGTACTTTGCAAAGAAAAAAGAGGAAAACGGCAAAGCATATATAATCCCTGGCATGATAAACCCTGGCGATATTGAGGAGATAAAACACATCTTAGACCTTATGAAGATTGATTATTCGGTGCTATTTGATATCTCAAAAACTCTAAACTCACCACTTATGCCGCCAAAACCGCTTTACCCTGAAGGTGGCACACCTTATTCAGAGCTTGAAGACAGTGCAAACGGCAAGGTAGCAGTTTCGCTTTGTCCACATGCCGGAGGCTCTGCTGCCAAATATTTGGAAAGCGAATTTGGTGTAAAGAGCATCTTAGGACCGTTCCCTGTTGGCATTGCTAATACTGACAAGTTCATTGAAAATCTCTCACAGGTATATGGTACTGAAATACCCTATGAACTAAAAGTTGAAAGAGGACTTTTATTAGATGCCATGGCAGACACATGCCAGTACACAATGATGAAAAAGGCTGCTGTGTTTGGCGACCCTGACATTGTAATTGGTGTCACAAGATTTTTGTGCGAGCTTGGAATGGATGTCAAGGTAGTTGAAACTGCAACCCCAAGCCCAACATTCACAGATGAAATAAAAGCTATATTTGATGAGTACAACATAGAAGGAGAGATTCTTGTTGACAGCGACCTTTACGAGTTTGAGTACTTGGCAAAAGAGGCAGGGGTTGATGTTGTACTTGGAAATTCAAAAGGTGTTGAAGTTACCAAATCAATTAAATGTCCACTTGTCAGAATAGGTTTTCCTGTGTACGACAGAGTAGGGTATTTTAGGTACGGAATTACAGGGTACAAGGGCAGTATATGGCTTTTGGATTTGATTGTCAATACCATTTTGGATTATTCATATCCGCATGATAAGCTGCATCAGTAA
- a CDS encoding radical SAM protein, giving the protein MENKNYGHPCFGKDAASKIGRIHLPVAKACNIKCNYCDRNISCMNENHPGACLEVLTPEQALERYRRYASSDSRLKIVGISGPGDPLFNPETFKTFELIKSHDKDAIFCISTNGLLLEDRIEDLLKSNVRFVTVTVNAVSFKVAKEIYEFALYDEVLYFGEDAAKLLVEKQQKGIEKACKAGLVVKVNTVLIPDINQDHIEEIAKVVKALGVSIMNIMPLRPYAKFSHLKRPSCDTVNNIRKRCESIIDQISHCNQCRSDAIGMLMI; this is encoded by the coding sequence ATGGAAAACAAAAACTATGGCCATCCATGTTTTGGAAAAGATGCAGCAAGCAAGATTGGAAGAATACATCTTCCTGTTGCAAAAGCGTGTAATATAAAGTGTAACTATTGTGATAGAAATATCTCTTGTATGAACGAAAACCACCCTGGTGCCTGCCTTGAGGTTCTGACACCCGAGCAGGCGTTAGAAAGATACAGAAGGTATGCTTCATCAGACAGCAGGCTAAAGATTGTTGGAATTTCAGGGCCTGGCGACCCACTTTTCAACCCCGAGACTTTTAAAACCTTTGAACTCATAAAAAGCCATGACAAAGATGCTATATTCTGTATCAGCACAAACGGGCTTTTGCTTGAAGACAGAATTGAAGATCTTTTGAAAAGCAATGTGAGGTTTGTAACCGTGACTGTCAACGCAGTTAGTTTCAAGGTGGCAAAAGAGATTTATGAGTTTGCTCTGTACGATGAGGTTTTGTACTTTGGCGAGGATGCAGCAAAGCTTTTGGTTGAAAAACAGCAAAAGGGTATAGAAAAGGCGTGCAAAGCAGGGCTTGTTGTGAAGGTAAACACTGTCTTGATTCCTGACATCAACCAGGACCATATAGAAGAGATTGCAAAGGTGGTAAAAGCACTTGGAGTCAGTATTATGAACATCATGCCATTGCGACCGTATGCCAAGTTTTCGCATCTGAAAAGGCCGTCTTGCGATACAGTAAATAATATCAGAAAAAGGTGTGAGAGTATCATTGACCAGATTAGCCATTGTAACCAGTGTAGGTCTGATGCAATTGGCATGCTTATGATTTGA
- a CDS encoding ABC transporter ATP-binding protein, translating into MLLINNVYSGYADSIVLHGISLQVDKNSIVGIIGRNGVGKTTLLKTILGIVKIKKGEIWFEEKLINSLKPYERAELGIGYVPQGRGIFPQLTVAENLLIMDKNVQSRIEEVFTLFPKLKVLINRKGGSLSGGEQQQLAIARALIKSPKLLILDEPTEGIQPSVVETIVCALYEIKKRGISVLVVEQNLDLLLEIGDYYYFLDSGHVVDEGVINEESYPTMCRLLMV; encoded by the coding sequence ATGTTGTTAATCAATAATGTTTATTCAGGATATGCTGACAGTATTGTTCTTCATGGAATTTCTTTACAAGTAGATAAAAACTCTATAGTAGGTATAATTGGAAGAAATGGTGTTGGGAAAACCACACTCTTAAAAACAATTTTGGGTATAGTAAAAATAAAAAAGGGAGAAATATGGTTTGAAGAGAAGCTCATTAATTCATTAAAACCTTATGAAAGAGCAGAATTGGGAATTGGTTATGTCCCTCAAGGAAGAGGAATTTTCCCTCAATTAACTGTTGCAGAAAATTTGCTCATTATGGATAAAAATGTTCAAAGCAGAATAGAGGAAGTATTCACTTTATTCCCAAAGCTTAAAGTGTTAATAAATAGAAAAGGAGGGAGCTTAAGTGGTGGAGAGCAACAACAGCTTGCCATAGCAAGAGCATTGATTAAAAGTCCAAAGTTATTAATTCTTGATGAGCCAACAGAAGGAATACAGCCTTCAGTAGTGGAAACTATAGTATGTGCATTATACGAAATTAAAAAAAGAGGAATCTCGGTTTTAGTAGTCGAACAAAATTTAGATTTGTTGTTAGAGATAGGTGATTATTATTACTTTCTTGATAGTGGGCATGTAGTTGACGAAGGGGTAATAAATGAAGAAAGTTATCCTACTATGTGTAGACTTTTAATGGTTTAA
- a CDS encoding nitrogenase component I subunit alpha, whose translation MPFVTLDCDKCIEERGRHTYITDKKNPVIPVCNVRTVPGDMTERGCAFAGARGVVGGPVKDVIQIVHGPVGCAYYTWSSRRHLSDSEFHRKYCFSTDMQEKDIVFGGEKKLYNAIIEANQEFPEAKAVFIYATCPTALIGDDLEAVAKKASKAIGKPVIAFNSPGFCGVSQSKGHHIANHTIFEKIVGTKELEDPTPYDVNIIGEYNIDGDYWVLEKLFTKIGLRIITAFTGNASYDNLCKMHHAKLNIVHCQRSATYIARLMKEKYGTPFIRVTLFGITETINSLREIGEFFGIQKKVEEVIEEELESIMPRLQFYREKLRGKRAMIYVGAPRVWHWIPLMRDLGIEVVACATTFGHEDDYEKINARADDGVLVIDNPNELELEEVIQKYKPDIFLTGLKEKYLAHKLGVPSLNSHSYENGPYVAFEGLVNFARDLYKSLYAPVWNFIGERWSAKWQPNWLTL comes from the coding sequence ATGCCATTTGTAACTCTTGATTGTGACAAGTGCATTGAAGAAAGAGGAAGACACACATATATCACTGATAAGAAAAATCCTGTAATACCTGTATGCAACGTCAGAACAGTGCCCGGCGACATGACAGAGCGTGGGTGTGCATTTGCAGGAGCAAGAGGTGTTGTTGGAGGACCTGTTAAAGATGTAATTCAAATAGTCCATGGTCCAGTTGGCTGTGCTTACTATACATGGTCGTCACGAAGACATCTTTCAGACAGTGAGTTTCACAGAAAATACTGCTTTTCAACAGATATGCAGGAAAAGGATATAGTCTTTGGAGGGGAAAAGAAGCTTTACAATGCCATCATCGAAGCAAACCAGGAATTTCCTGAAGCAAAAGCAGTGTTCATCTACGCAACATGTCCTACTGCCCTGATTGGCGATGACTTAGAAGCAGTTGCTAAAAAAGCTTCAAAAGCAATTGGAAAACCGGTAATTGCCTTCAACTCACCAGGATTTTGTGGTGTTAGCCAATCCAAAGGGCATCACATAGCAAATCACACAATCTTTGAAAAGATTGTTGGGACAAAAGAACTTGAAGACCCAACGCCGTATGATGTTAATATCATAGGCGAGTACAATATAGATGGAGATTACTGGGTGCTTGAAAAGCTATTTACCAAGATAGGACTTAGAATTATCACAGCATTTACCGGCAATGCTTCATATGACAATCTTTGCAAGATGCACCATGCAAAACTCAACATTGTGCACTGTCAAAGGTCAGCAACGTATATAGCAAGGCTGATGAAGGAAAAGTATGGAACACCGTTTATTCGTGTCACACTTTTTGGGATAACAGAGACAATCAACTCACTTCGTGAAATTGGCGAGTTTTTCGGAATCCAAAAGAAGGTTGAAGAGGTCATTGAAGAAGAGCTTGAATCAATCATGCCAAGGCTTCAGTTTTACAGAGAAAAGCTACGCGGAAAACGTGCAATGATTTACGTTGGGGCACCACGAGTCTGGCACTGGATACCGCTTATGCGTGACCTTGGAATAGAAGTTGTAGCATGTGCTACCACATTTGGGCATGAGGATGACTATGAAAAGATAAATGCAAGGGCAGACGATGGTGTGCTTGTCATAGATAATCCAAACGAGCTTGAGCTTGAAGAGGTAATCCAAAAATATAAACCTGATATATTCCTCACTGGTCTTAAAGAGAAATACCTTGCGCACAAGCTGGGTGTGCCCTCACTCAATTCACATTCGTACGAGAATGGGCCGTATGTAGCTTTTGAGGGACTTGTAAACTTTGCAAGAGACCTTTACAAATCATTATATGCACCTGTTTGGAATTTTATAGGAGAGAGGTGGAGTGCAAAATGGCAACCAAACTGGCTAACCCTCTAA
- the ureB gene encoding urease subunit beta gives MRPGEIIVKKEEDIVLNANKEITRIKVKNVSEKNIQVGSHYHFFEVNEALVFDRKKAIGKRLNIPAGTTVLFKAQSETEVELIDYGGLKRIDGFRRKNFVEGK, from the coding sequence ATGAGACCAGGAGAAATAATAGTTAAGAAAGAAGAAGACATTGTTTTAAACGCAAATAAAGAGATTACTCGGATAAAAGTTAAGAACGTAAGCGAGAAAAATATCCAAGTTGGGTCACATTATCACTTCTTTGAGGTTAATGAAGCATTGGTGTTTGACAGAAAAAAAGCAATTGGTAAAAGGCTTAATATACCGGCAGGGACGACTGTACTTTTTAAAGCACAAAGTGAAACAGAGGTTGAATTAATAGATTATGGTGGGTTAAAAAGAATAGATGGTTTTAGAAGAAAAAACTTTGTTGAGGGTAAGTAG
- the ureC gene encoding urease subunit alpha produces the protein MAYHIKREDYVKIYGPTVGDKIRLADTDLIIEIEKDYTVYGEECKFGAGKNIRDGMSQNQFACNNSALDIVITNVVIIDWWGIVKGDIGIKDGKIVGIGKAGNPNVMDGVTPNMVIGPSTDVISGEGLIATAGAIDTHVHFICPQQIETALYKGITTLIGGGIGPTEGTKATTCTPGAWNIFKMLKAVDNFPVNIGLTGKGNSSYEKPLIEQVKAGVVGFKIHEDWGATPTVIDTCLKVADEFDVQVALHTDSMNEAGFVEDTIKAIGNRVLHAYHVEGAGGGHAPDVLKVVQYKNIIPSSTTPTMPHTINTFSEHLDMLIFCHHLDKNLEEDVEFAKARIRETTMAAEDYLHDIGAISIINSDSQAMGRIGEVITRTWQTADKMKKIYGRLPEDTQNDNYRVKRYISKYTINPAIAHGISQYIGSLEPGKIADIVLWKPAFFGVKPEMIIKGGFIIASKMGDANASIPTPQPVIMKKMFGAFGKAVYDTAVTFVSGYFYENEINKKIGINKKVLPVKNCRNISKENMIYNNQLPKIEIDYKTFEVFVNGNKINVPPAVSLNMTRRYNLF, from the coding sequence ATGGCATACCATATCAAAAGAGAGGATTATGTCAAAATATACGGACCTACAGTTGGTGATAAAATACGACTTGCAGATACTGATTTAATAATTGAAATTGAAAAAGATTATACAGTCTATGGAGAAGAATGTAAATTTGGTGCTGGAAAAAATATTAGAGATGGAATGAGCCAAAATCAGTTTGCTTGCAATAATAGTGCTTTAGATATTGTAATAACAAATGTTGTGATAATAGATTGGTGGGGAATTGTAAAAGGAGATATAGGAATTAAAGATGGTAAGATAGTCGGAATTGGAAAAGCGGGGAATCCAAATGTCATGGATGGAGTTACTCCTAATATGGTGATAGGTCCTTCAACTGATGTTATTTCGGGTGAAGGCTTGATTGCTACAGCAGGTGCAATTGACACTCATGTTCATTTCATTTGTCCTCAGCAAATAGAGACTGCTCTTTATAAAGGGATAACGACATTAATAGGTGGCGGGATAGGACCTACTGAAGGAACTAAAGCTACAACTTGTACTCCAGGAGCTTGGAATATATTCAAAATGTTAAAAGCAGTAGATAATTTTCCTGTGAATATTGGGCTGACAGGGAAGGGGAATTCCTCATATGAAAAGCCGTTAATTGAACAAGTGAAAGCAGGGGTAGTAGGTTTTAAAATACATGAAGACTGGGGTGCAACACCAACAGTTATAGATACATGTTTGAAAGTAGCTGATGAGTTTGACGTCCAAGTAGCTTTGCACACTGATAGTATGAATGAAGCGGGATTTGTTGAGGATACAATAAAAGCTATTGGCAATAGAGTTTTACATGCATATCATGTTGAAGGTGCAGGTGGTGGCCATGCACCAGACGTTCTGAAAGTTGTACAGTATAAAAATATAATACCTTCATCTACCACTCCTACAATGCCGCATACAATAAATACTTTTTCAGAACATCTTGATATGCTGATATTCTGTCATCATCTTGATAAGAATTTAGAAGAAGATGTTGAATTTGCAAAAGCAAGAATAAGAGAAACAACCATGGCAGCAGAGGACTACTTACATGATATAGGAGCAATAAGCATTATAAATTCTGATTCACAAGCTATGGGAAGAATAGGAGAGGTAATTACTCGAACATGGCAAACAGCTGACAAAATGAAAAAGATATACGGACGTCTACCAGAAGATACCCAAAATGATAATTATCGTGTAAAGAGATATATAAGTAAGTATACGATTAATCCAGCAATTGCTCATGGTATTTCACAATATATTGGTTCTCTTGAACCAGGAAAAATTGCAGATATAGTTTTGTGGAAACCTGCATTCTTCGGAGTAAAGCCAGAGATGATAATAAAAGGAGGATTTATTATAGCATCAAAAATGGGTGATGCTAATGCTTCAATACCAACCCCTCAACCTGTTATTATGAAAAAAATGTTTGGAGCATTTGGAAAAGCTGTTTATGATACTGCTGTTACATTTGTTTCTGGTTATTTCTATGAAAATGAGATAAATAAGAAAATAGGAATAAACAAAAAAGTCTTGCCAGTGAAAAATTGTAGAAATATATCAAAGGAAAATATGATATATAATAACCAACTGCCGAAGATAGAAATTGATTATAAGACATTTGAAGTATTTGTCAATGGCAACAAGATTAATGTTCCTCCTGCAGTTTCCTTAAACATGACACGAAGATATAACCTATTTTAA
- the nifH gene encoding nitrogenase iron protein — MRQIAIYGKGGIGKSTTTQNTVAALATLGKKVMIVGCDPKADSTRLILGVKSQVTVMDTVREIGESNVKLDKVMFTGFGGVRCVESGGPEPGVGCAGRGVITAINLLEELGAFTEDLDFVFYDVLGDVVCGGFAMPIREGKANEIYIVASGEMMALYAANNICRGILKFAETSGVRLGGIICNSRRVENEKELLEAFCKRLGTQLIKFIPRDNIVQKAEINRKTVIEYDPESNQAKEYLDLAKRIIENDMFVIPKPMPMDELEKLIEEYGLAD, encoded by the coding sequence ATGAGACAGATTGCAATCTATGGAAAAGGCGGTATTGGAAAGTCTACAACAACTCAAAACACAGTTGCAGCTTTAGCAACGCTTGGAAAAAAGGTAATGATTGTCGGATGTGACCCGAAAGCTGACTCAACGCGCCTAATTTTGGGAGTCAAATCACAGGTGACGGTTATGGACACTGTCAGAGAGATTGGTGAGAGTAATGTCAAGCTTGACAAGGTAATGTTCACAGGTTTTGGTGGAGTTAGGTGTGTTGAGTCTGGTGGGCCAGAGCCTGGTGTTGGGTGTGCCGGGCGTGGGGTTATAACAGCAATCAACCTTTTAGAAGAGCTTGGAGCTTTTACCGAGGATCTTGACTTTGTGTTCTATGATGTTCTGGGTGACGTTGTTTGTGGCGGATTTGCAATGCCAATCAGAGAAGGAAAGGCAAACGAGATTTACATTGTAGCCTCTGGTGAGATGATGGCACTTTATGCTGCAAACAATATCTGCCGAGGAATCCTCAAGTTTGCGGAGACAAGTGGCGTTCGACTTGGCGGAATTATCTGCAACTCAAGGAGGGTAGAAAACGAAAAGGAGCTTTTAGAAGCGTTTTGCAAGAGACTTGGCACACAGCTTATAAAGTTCATACCCCGCGACAACATTGTCCAAAAAGCAGAGATTAACAGAAAAACTGTGATTGAATATGACCCTGAGAGCAATCAGGCAAAAGAGTACTTAGACCTTGCAAAGAGAATAATAGAAAACGATATGTTTGTAATTCCAAAACCAATGCCAATGGATGAGCTTGAAAAGCTGATTGAAGAGTATGGACTGGCAGACTAA
- a CDS encoding P-II family nitrogen regulator, translated as MKEIIAIIRMNKVGVTKDVLAAAGYPAATFQKVLGRGRQRGLVGEVKAIEVDKATEMVLSSSAMEFVPKRMITIIVDDKDVERVINIIMAVNRTGQVGDGKIFVLPVEDSIRIRTREKGFEALV; from the coding sequence ATGAAAGAGATAATTGCAATTATTAGGATGAACAAGGTTGGCGTGACAAAAGATGTACTGGCGGCAGCAGGGTATCCTGCTGCCACATTCCAAAAAGTATTGGGGCGCGGCAGGCAGCGTGGACTTGTTGGTGAGGTAAAAGCTATTGAGGTTGACAAGGCAACCGAGATGGTGCTTTCATCATCTGCTATGGAGTTTGTTCCAAAACGCATGATTACAATCATTGTTGATGACAAGGATGTAGAAAGAGTTATCAACATCATCATGGCGGTAAACCGCACAGGTCAGGTAGGAGATGGAAAGATATTTGTCCTACCTGTTGAAGATAGCATAAGAATCAGGACTAGGGAAAAAGGCTTTGAAGCTTTGGTATAA
- a CDS encoding IS256-like element ISCsa2 family transposase: protein MEKNEIFETAKNMAIEQVLNMYCSKDDPTRPALKQLLENLLDCFMLSERTVYLAKNENDKGNGFYGRKLATPVGSLEISVPRTRSGNFRPSILPDRYKRVDSSYTDLLMSLVANGYSESSLVQTLKSMNLPYSEDEIEKIKNDLKNELQLFKQRELPESAFALIIDGYHCEIKDNSKVKQATCYVVLGIDLEGKKDIFGIYTFFGKENKADWMRVFDDLITRGLKKVLIVVSDDFPGIIDAVRLAYPLADHQLCFVHLQRNVRKHMAKDDASVFNKELDKLRTSSADFDEAISKFKLLCEQYSSKYPRFIKGICEKAEFYLAHMRYPEDLRKYIYTTNAVESVNSMIEKIRINSGGYFQSVEVLEINIYLQRENLRRGKWKNGVPILKKCSYNILQLYNIRYEMETQNS from the coding sequence ATGGAGAAAAATGAAATTTTTGAAACCGCTAAAAATATGGCTATCGAGCAAGTATTAAATATGTATTGCTCCAAAGATGATCCTACTCGCCCAGCTTTAAAACAGCTTTTGGAAAACTTGCTCGATTGCTTTATGTTATCAGAAAGAACTGTTTACCTTGCTAAAAACGAAAACGATAAAGGCAATGGTTTTTACGGCAGAAAACTTGCAACACCTGTTGGCAGCCTTGAAATTTCTGTTCCTCGCACACGCTCTGGTAACTTTCGACCTTCCATTCTCCCTGACCGCTACAAAAGGGTTGACAGCTCATACACTGACCTGCTCATGTCTTTAGTCGCCAATGGTTACTCAGAAAGTTCTCTTGTCCAAACTCTTAAAAGCATGAATCTGCCTTATTCTGAAGACGAAATCGAAAAAATCAAAAACGATCTTAAAAACGAGCTTCAACTTTTCAAACAAAGAGAACTTCCTGAAAGTGCTTTTGCTCTTATCATTGACGGTTACCATTGCGAAATTAAAGATAACTCAAAAGTTAAACAAGCTACTTGCTATGTCGTGCTTGGCATTGATTTAGAAGGCAAAAAAGATATCTTCGGTATCTACACTTTCTTCGGCAAAGAAAACAAAGCCGATTGGATGAGAGTCTTTGACGACTTAATTACAAGAGGTCTTAAAAAAGTCTTAATAGTTGTAAGCGATGATTTTCCAGGCATTATCGATGCTGTTAGACTCGCTTATCCCCTTGCCGACCATCAACTATGTTTTGTTCACCTTCAACGCAATGTCAGAAAACATATGGCAAAAGATGATGCTTCCGTTTTCAACAAAGAGCTTGATAAACTAAGAACTTCCTCTGCTGATTTTGACGAAGCTATTTCAAAGTTCAAACTTCTTTGTGAGCAATACTCCTCAAAATATCCTCGATTCATAAAAGGTATTTGCGAAAAAGCAGAGTTCTATCTTGCACATATGAGGTATCCTGAAGATTTAAGAAAGTACATTTATACTACTAATGCTGTAGAAAGCGTAAACAGTATGATTGAAAAGATAAGAATAAACTCCGGTGGTTATTTTCAATCTGTAGAAGTTTTAGAGATAAACATATATTTACAAAGAGAAAACTTGCGTCGGGGCAAGTGGAAAAACGGAGTACCTATTCTTAAAAAATGTAGTTACAATATATTACAGCTCTACAATATACGCTATGAAATGGAAACACAAAATTCTTGA
- the ureA gene encoding urease subunit gamma, with protein sequence MYLTNEEKEKLLLWLAGKMAKERKEKGLKLNYPEAIAYICYEVIEAVRAGCSYEEAVKTVETALRKEDVIEGVEDMIEDIQIELTFEDGTK encoded by the coding sequence ATGTATCTGACAAATGAAGAAAAGGAAAAATTATTGTTGTGGTTAGCAGGTAAAATGGCGAAAGAGAGAAAGGAGAAAGGATTAAAATTAAATTATCCTGAAGCAATAGCTTATATATGCTATGAAGTAATTGAAGCAGTTCGTGCGGGATGCTCATATGAAGAAGCAGTCAAAACAGTTGAAACTGCATTAAGAAAAGAGGATGTGATAGAAGGAGTAGAAGATATGATTGAGGATATTCAAATTGAGTTGACATTTGAAGATGGTACTAAATGA
- a CDS encoding nitrogenase component 1: protein MNAQNLLQQREKHITKHGIPECQRPTIPGIMSQRACTFNGARWVLAPIKNSLHLVHAPADCAFYGQNVRKKNYMILSTDLIEKDIVFGAARKLEESIVEADKIFDSYDLVFVYATCTAAQIGEDIEWSIKMVKDRVNKILIPVIVPGFSGYSQADGHYIAQRAIASYILKNFEKTEEIEDSVNIIGEYNVAGESQVIERLLEKIGINVICTYTGDCSLSQMEKSVNARLNLLLCKSSGLLLAQFMKERFSIPYMEVSFYGIENTIASIKKIAKFFGKEKAAEIVAEEEFSKIKNKIQFFKSQLQGKKAIVLLGASRIGFMTNAFKEAGLEILVCGSQFGCSNDYEMARCILPDSMLVDDFNCAEVEEIILRFSPDLFIGGTREWYLSHKFGVPFLVLPQETKPYACFEGFLHLLIDIYKEVHVPVWRLI, encoded by the coding sequence ATGAACGCTCAAAATCTTTTGCAGCAAAGAGAAAAGCATATAACCAAACATGGAATTCCTGAGTGTCAAAGGCCCACAATCCCAGGGATTATGTCCCAGCGCGCATGTACCTTTAACGGTGCGCGCTGGGTACTTGCCCCTATCAAAAACTCTCTTCATCTTGTTCATGCACCGGCTGACTGTGCATTTTACGGTCAGAATGTAAGAAAGAAAAACTACATGATACTCTCAACAGACCTTATAGAAAAAGACATTGTATTTGGTGCGGCAAGAAAATTAGAAGAGAGCATAGTTGAGGCAGACAAAATCTTTGATAGCTACGACCTTGTATTTGTTTACGCAACATGCACAGCTGCCCAGATAGGTGAGGATATTGAATGGTCAATTAAAATGGTGAAAGACAGGGTTAACAAAATTCTAATCCCAGTTATTGTTCCTGGATTTTCAGGATATTCACAAGCAGATGGGCATTACATCGCACAAAGAGCAATTGCAAGCTATATACTCAAAAATTTTGAAAAGACAGAGGAAATTGAGGATTCTGTCAACATCATAGGCGAGTACAATGTAGCAGGAGAGAGCCAAGTTATAGAAAGACTTTTAGAAAAAATAGGAATAAATGTAATTTGCACCTACACAGGTGATTGTAGTCTTTCTCAGATGGAAAAAAGCGTAAATGCAAGACTAAATCTTTTGCTTTGCAAAAGTTCTGGACTTTTACTTGCTCAGTTTATGAAAGAGAGGTTTTCAATACCGTATATGGAGGTCTCTTTCTATGGTATTGAAAACACTATAGCCTCAATTAAAAAGATAGCAAAATTTTTTGGAAAAGAAAAGGCAGCTGAAATTGTTGCAGAAGAAGAGTTTTCAAAGATAAAAAATAAGATACAGTTTTTCAAAAGCCAATTGCAAGGCAAGAAGGCAATCGTACTTTTAGGGGCATCGCGCATAGGTTTTATGACAAATGCTTTCAAAGAAGCAGGGCTTGAAATCTTGGTTTGTGGTAGCCAGTTTGGATGTTCAAACGACTACGAGATGGCGCGCTGTATACTTCCTGACAGCATGTTGGTGGATGATTTTAACTGTGCAGAGGTTGAAGAGATAATATTAAGATTTTCGCCCGACCTTTTCATCGGTGGAACAAGAGAATGGTACCTTTCACATAAGTTTGGTGTGCCGTTTTTGGTTCTGCCTCAAGAGACAAAGCCGTATGCCTGTTTTGAAGGTTTTTTGCATTTGCTAATTGACATATACAAAGAGGTACATGTACCTGTTTGGAGGCTGATTTGA
- a CDS encoding P-II family nitrogen regulator, protein MKMIRAIIRPEMQEKVVRALDSNGFVSMTKIDVFGRGKQKGIRTGSILYDELPKTMLMMVVEDEDCQKVVDIILQNAYTGNFGDGKIFISPVEEAYTIRTGEKKL, encoded by the coding sequence ATGAAGATGATAAGGGCAATAATAAGGCCGGAGATGCAAGAAAAGGTTGTCCGTGCACTTGACTCAAATGGTTTTGTTTCTATGACAAAGATTGATGTATTTGGTCGAGGCAAACAAAAGGGAATCAGGACAGGGAGTATCCTATATGATGAACTTCCAAAAACAATGCTAATGATGGTTGTTGAGGATGAGGATTGCCAAAAAGTTGTAGATATCATCCTACAAAATGCATACACAGGAAACTTTGGAGATGGCAAAATTTTTATAAGCCCTGTTGAAGAGGCGTATACAATCAGAACAGGTGAGAAGAAGCTTTAA